CCTGTCCAACCCCACCGGGCGGGAGGCCGCCGCGGAGGTCGAACTCCCGGCGGGCTGGCGGGCCGCGCCGGTCCGGCTGGACGAGTCGCCGACGGGCGAGCCGTACCCGGCCGGTCCCCTCGCCCTGGCCCTGGCGCCGTACGGCCTGGTCAGCCTGCGGTTGACCAGGCCCTGACCCGGCGGGCGCACCGGCGGGCCGCTCCACCCGCCCCGCAGCGGGGTGGGGCGGCCCGCCGGCGTCCGTGCGGCGCGGTCAGCCGCCCGCGCCCGCGTACAGGGCGACGGCGTCGCCCGCGCCGACCGTGGCGGTGAAGGTGCCGTTGGCCGCGACGGTGTACGTGGGGCCGCTGCAACCGCCGCCCGCGCTCGGGTCGCCGTGCTGGACGTCGCAGTAGCTCCCGGCGGGCAGCGAGGTCTGGAAGGTCCTGGTCAGCGCGGTGGTCTCGTGGTTGATCGCCACGTAGCCCTTGGTGCCGCGGCCGAAGGCGATCGCGTTGCCGCCGTTGGACCACCAGTTGGTGACCGCGGTGCCGTTCACGGCGTTGCGGAAGCCGACCATGTTGGCGATCTGCCGCCAGGCGTGCTGGCACTTCCAGCCGTCCTGGTAGCAGGCCCGGACGGTGCCGCCGTTCGGCGGGCCGGCGTCGATGTCGCTGAACTCGTAGCCGGAGTAGACGTTCGGCGAGCCGTAGGGCCAGGCCAGCAGGTAGACGTTGGCGAGGGTGTAGGTGTTGCCGTACTTGTAGTTGAGCGTGGAGCCGTTGCGCTCGGTGTCCCAGTTGTCGGTGAAGGTCCGGGAGTTGGCGCTCGGCAGGTAGCCCGCGCCCCAGGAGTCGTTCCAGTTGCTCAGGTAGGCGAGCTTCTCGTTGGTGAAGATCCGCTTGAGGTCGTAGGCGCCCATGAAGGCGTCGACGTCGCCGGTGCCGGTGTACTCGCCGGGCTGCACGGCCTCGCCCGCGCCGTAGATGACCTCCTGGGCCCAGTAGATGCCGGGCTTGGTCAGCTTGGCCTTGATGGCGGCGAGGTCGCCGGAGGCGATGTGCTTGGCGGCGTCGATCCGGAAGCCGTCGACGCCCTTGGCGATCAGGCTGTTCAGGTAGGCGGCGATGGTGGAGCGGACGTAGTCGCTGCCGGTGTCCAGGTCGGACAGGCCGGAGAGCTCGCAGTTCTGCACGTTGTTGCGGTCGGCGTAGTTGGAGATGTCCGCCCGGCAGGAGTGGAAGTCCTGGTTCTGGTAGAACCCGGGGTAGTTGTACTTGCTGTAGACCGTTCCGCCGGTGCCGGTGCCGGAGCCCGCGCTCATGTGGTTGACCACGGCGTCCGCGACCACCTTCACCCCGGCGGCGTGGCAGGTGGTGACCATCGCGCCGAAGGCGTTGGCGTCGCCCAGCCGTCCGGCGATCTTGTAGCTGACCGGCTGGTAGGACGTCCACCACTGGCCGCCCTGGATGTGCTCCTGCGGGGGCGACACCTCGACGTAGCCGTAGCCCTTGGGGCCCAGCACGTTGGTGCACTCCTTGGCCACCGAGGCGTAGGACCACTCGAACAGGGTGGCGGTGACGGTTTTGCTCCCGGGGGTGGCGGCGGCGGCCTCGGTGGGGCGGTGGCCAGGCCGGTCGCCGCGGTGACGACGGCCAGGGCCGCGGCGGTGAGTCCGGCCCGGCGCCGGTGGCGGGGCGCGGGGGTGGGGTGGTGCACGGTGTCTCCTGGTGGGGTGGGAGCCGGAGGGGGCGGAAACGTTTCGGCTTGCGGGGGATTGCTGCAAGCTCTCTGCAACTTGCCGGAAACATTTGCGGCAGCGCAGAACGTACGGCCCGCCGGCGGCACCGTCAAGGGTTCCCGCCGGCCCCGGCCGGTCACCCTCCGGAGGGAATGGGCCCGCCCCGCACCCGGCCCGGCGGCCCGTTCCGCGCGCCGCCGGGAGCGGAGGCGTTGTCATGACCGGTGCGCACAGCGGCCGTTCTGTGCTATCACATCGAAGATCACCCGCACCGTCGAACGATCGGCCCATGCCACTCACCGTCCGCGACCTCCTGGCCATCCCCGCCCTGCGGCTGCACCTCGCCGCGGGCGCCGCCGGACTGGGCCGCACGGTCGAGGCCGCCCACGCCTCCGAGGCCACCGACCCCTCCGTCTGGCTGGAGGGCGGAGAAGTCGTCATGACCACCGGCCTGCTGCTCGGGCCCGGGCCCGCCGACCTGGCCGCCTTCATCGGCGGCCTCGACCGGGCCGGAGCCGCCGCGCTCGTGCTCGGCCTCGGCCCCACCCTGCCCCACCAGCGGGTGCCGCCCGCCCTCGCCCGCGCCGCCGAACAGCACGGCCTCCCGCTGATCACCGTCCCCGAACGCACCTCGCCCGCCGCCGTCACCAAAGCCGTCTTCGACGCCCGCGCCGCCGAGGAACGCCGCCTGCTGGAACGCACCCTGCGCACCCAGCGCCGCCTCACCGCCGCCGCGGCCTCCCCCGACGGGCTCGCCGACCTGCTGACCGCCTGGTACCGCGCCACCGGCGTCGCCGTCGTGGTCTGCGACGTCCTGGCCAGACCGCTCGGCGCGGCCGGGACCGACGCCACCGAGGTCCTGACCGGAGCCGCCCCCGTCCTGGACGCCGTCGCGCTGCGCGGCCTGCGCGGCAGCGGCGGCGGCGAACTGCCGGGCGGCCCCGTCCACGCGCAGCCGCTCGGCGCCGCCAGGCTGCGCGGCTTCGTCGTCCTGGTCGGCGCGAGCACCGCCGAGACCCGGCTGCTGGGCAGCGTCCTGGTCTCGCTGCTCTCCGTCGAACTGGAACGCCGCCACCTCGCCGAGGAGCCCCGCCGCCGCCACCGCACCACCGTGCTCACCCGGCTGTTCGGCGCGGACCTCAGCGACTCCCGCGCCACCGCCCTGCTCTCCTCGGTCAACCTGCCGGTCGGGCCGCTGCGCGCCCTCGCCGTGCACGTCGCCGCCCGCCCCGACCCCGCCCGCCCCGACCCGCCGCCCGGCCCGGGCCGTCCCAGCGAGGCCGCCGAGACCGCCGCCGACCTGGCGCTGGCGATACCGGGCGGCCTCGCCCGCGCCGTCGGCACCACCGTCGAGGCCGTGGTGCCCGAGGGCACCGACGCGCTCGCCCTGCTCGCCCGCTTCGCCCCCGGCCGCCCGGCCGGCATCGGCCCCGCGGTCGCCCCCCAGCACGCCGCGCTCTCCCTGCGCCAGGCCCACGCCCTGCTCCCGGCCAGCACCGCGGCCGGCCGTCCCGTCACCGCCGCCGAGGCCGGGTCGGTGCGGCTGCTGCTCAGCCTGGGCAGCCCGGCGCTGCTCGCCGCGTTCGCCGACACCGCCCTCGCCGCCCTCGACGCCGCCGACCCCGACCACGAACTGACCGAGACCCTGCGGGTGTGGCTGGAGACCAACGGGAGCTGGGCCGAGACCTCCGCCCTGCTCGGCCTGCACCGGCACACCGTGCAGAACCGCATCGCCAAGATCGGCCGCCTGACCGGCCGTCACATGGACCGCGCCGAGGACCGGGTCGACCTGTGGCTGGCCCTGCGCGCCCGCGAGGCGGCCGGCCCCTGACCGCCCTCAGTACGCGCGCAGGAAGCGGTCCAGCACCCGGACGCCGAAGCCCAGCCCGGCGGCGGGCACCCGCTCGTCCACGCCATGGAACATGCCGTAGTAGTGCAGCGACGGGTCCAGCAGCAGCGGGGCGAAGCCGTACGAGCGGATGCCCAGCCGGGCGAAGGACTTGGCGTCGGTGCCGCCGGACATCACGAACGGCACCGGCCGGGCCAGCGGGTCCTCGGCGCGCAGCGCGTCGGCCATCGCGGCGAACGCCGGTCCCTCGTGGTCGGCGGCCACCGCGTCCTCGCAGTTGATGAACTCCCGGGTGACGCCCGGGCCGAGCAGGCGGTCCACGGTGGCCAGGAACTCCTCCCGGCGGCCGGGCAGGAAGCGGCCGTCCACCTCGGCGTGGGCCCGGCCGGGCACCACGTTGACCTTGCCGCCCGCCGCCAGCACCGTCGGGTTGGCCGAGTCGCGCACCGTGCAGTCGAACAGCTCGCCGAGCCGTCCGAGCCGGGCCGCCTCCTCCTCCAGCCGGGACCGGTCGATGCGCAGGCCCAACTCCCGCTCCAGGGCGGACAGCAGGGCCTCCACGGGCGGCGTCGGCGCGGTCGGCCAGCGGTGCGCGGCGAGCCGGGACAGGCCGTGCACCAGGGTCGCCACCGCGTTGTCCGGGTTCTGCTTGGAGCCGTGCCCGGCCGTCCCCCGGGCGGTCAGCCGCATCCACGCGGTGCCCCGCTCGCCGACCGCCACCGGGTACACCCGCAGCTCCCGCCCGGCTTCCGGGCCGCGCTCCGGGCGCGCGGTGATCGAGAAGCCGCCCGACTCGCTGATCGCCTCCCGGCAGCCCTCGAACCACTCCCGGTGCCGGGCCACCACGAACCGGGAGCCGAAGTCGCCGGTCGACTCCTCGTCCGCGAGGAGCGCCAGCACGACGTCCCGCCGGGGCCGCACCCCGCTGCGCGCCCAGTGCCGGGCCAGCGCCAGCACCATCGCCACGGTGCCCTTCATGTCGACCGCGCCGCGCCCCCACAGGCAGCCGTCGGCGAGCTCCCCCGACAGGGGGTGGCGCGTCCAGTCGGCGGCGTCGAACGGCACGGCGTCCAGGTGGCCGTGGACCAGCAGCGGCGGCAGCGACGGGTCCTCGCCGTCGATCCGGGCCAGCACCGTGGTGCGCCGCGGCGCCGACTCCACCAGGGTCGGGGCGATGCCCGCCGCGTCCAGCGCGGCGCCCGCGTACTCGGCGGCGGCCCGCTCGCCCGGGCCGGTGCCGTCACCGGGGTTGGTGGTGTCGATGCGCAGCAGGTCGTGGCAGAGCCGGACGGCGTCGTCGCCCGCGGCGGCGAGGCCGGGCCCGGGGGCAGGAGCGGGCTCGGGAACGGGAACGGGGACGGGGGCGGAGGTCATGGGGCGGGTCCTTTCCGGGGCGGGGCGGCGGGGGTGTCAGCCGTAGTGCGCTTCCGCGGCGGACGCCGCCACGGTGGTGCACACCTTGAAGGCGCGGGCGCCGTCGGTGGCGCTCGGCGCGGTGTAGGCGACGGTGCGCGGGCCGGTCCGTTCCACCGTCGGCACCGCCTCCACCGCCGCCGCCTGGTGGGTGGCGTGGAAGGTCACCTCGAAGCGGTGCGCGCGGGGCGTGCCGGCCGGACGCCCCGCCGCGAGCGCCGCCCGCGCCGCGGCCCGGGCCTCCTCCTCGATCAGGGCGGCGCTGCGGGCCGGCGGCAGGCAGACCGCCGCGTACCGGCTGACCGCCCGCTTGACGGCGGCGGTCCGCGCCCCCGGTGCCCAGCGCCCGGCGGCC
This is a stretch of genomic DNA from Kitasatospora fiedleri. It encodes these proteins:
- a CDS encoding PucR family transcriptional regulator; translation: MPLTVRDLLAIPALRLHLAAGAAGLGRTVEAAHASEATDPSVWLEGGEVVMTTGLLLGPGPADLAAFIGGLDRAGAAALVLGLGPTLPHQRVPPALARAAEQHGLPLITVPERTSPAAVTKAVFDARAAEERRLLERTLRTQRRLTAAAASPDGLADLLTAWYRATGVAVVVCDVLARPLGAAGTDATEVLTGAAPVLDAVALRGLRGSGGGELPGGPVHAQPLGAARLRGFVVLVGASTAETRLLGSVLVSLLSVELERRHLAEEPRRRHRTTVLTRLFGADLSDSRATALLSSVNLPVGPLRALAVHVAARPDPARPDPPPGPGRPSEAAETAADLALAIPGGLARAVGTTVEAVVPEGTDALALLARFAPGRPAGIGPAVAPQHAALSLRQAHALLPASTAAGRPVTAAEAGSVRLLLSLGSPALLAAFADTALAALDAADPDHELTETLRVWLETNGSWAETSALLGLHRHTVQNRIAKIGRLTGRHMDRAEDRVDLWLALRAREAAGP
- a CDS encoding alpha-amylase; protein product: MLGPKGYGYVEVSPPQEHIQGGQWWTSYQPVSYKIAGRLGDANAFGAMVTTCHAAGVKVVADAVVNHMSAGSGTGTGGTVYSKYNYPGFYQNQDFHSCRADISNYADRNNVQNCELSGLSDLDTGSDYVRSTIAAYLNSLIAKGVDGFRIDAAKHIASGDLAAIKAKLTKPGIYWAQEVIYGAGEAVQPGEYTGTGDVDAFMGAYDLKRIFTNEKLAYLSNWNDSWGAGYLPSANSRTFTDNWDTERNGSTLNYKYGNTYTLANVYLLAWPYGSPNVYSGYEFSDIDAGPPNGGTVRACYQDGWKCQHAWRQIANMVGFRNAVNGTAVTNWWSNGGNAIAFGRGTKGYVAINHETTALTRTFQTSLPAGSYCDVQHGDPSAGGGCSGPTYTVAANGTFTATVGAGDAVALYAGAGG
- a CDS encoding M20/M25/M40 family metallo-hydrolase; this translates as MTSAPVPVPVPEPAPAPGPGLAAAGDDAVRLCHDLLRIDTTNPGDGTGPGERAAAEYAGAALDAAGIAPTLVESAPRRTTVLARIDGEDPSLPPLLVHGHLDAVPFDAADWTRHPLSGELADGCLWGRGAVDMKGTVAMVLALARHWARSGVRPRRDVVLALLADEESTGDFGSRFVVARHREWFEGCREAISESGGFSITARPERGPEAGRELRVYPVAVGERGTAWMRLTARGTAGHGSKQNPDNAVATLVHGLSRLAAHRWPTAPTPPVEALLSALERELGLRIDRSRLEEEAARLGRLGELFDCTVRDSANPTVLAAGGKVNVVPGRAHAEVDGRFLPGRREEFLATVDRLLGPGVTREFINCEDAVAADHEGPAFAAMADALRAEDPLARPVPFVMSGGTDAKSFARLGIRSYGFAPLLLDPSLHYYGMFHGVDERVPAAGLGFGVRVLDRFLRAY